DNA sequence from the Halichoerus grypus chromosome 8, mHalGry1.hap1.1, whole genome shotgun sequence genome:
GGTTTCCTTTCTTTAGTCAACCAAAGCAGTGTTCTAAAATCTTTATCACagtgctttttttgttgttgctccagaggtttctgtttgtttgttttttaactctgtaaaacaaatgtttattcccACCATCAAGAGAGGTCAACACAAAGATCTTGTAACCAGAGAATATGGATAATTCCCAATAGCTGTGGACAAGGCAGGCAGAGCATCGAGGATAGATGCATGACAATAGACTCTATCACCAGGGCCTAGTGTTTGGGGTTGTAcaaggacacaggaaaaaaaaaaagacacaatccACGTCCTTTTTTGTGGAGATTGTGctgtttaaattcattttttaaatgtttcttagcTTAGTGGTCAATTCCACAAGCCTGGAAAATACCTTCACTCACTAtatccatttcatttcatttgttcacGAGCtcactcatttcatttatttattcagccaaTATTCACTACCTTCAAAGCACGGTGGCTGGGTACTCTGCTTTTGTAGGGGTTCTTTACAGAGGATGAACCGGATTTCCAAAATGACCTGATTTTAATACCACAGGAAGAATAGCCGCAGGAGAGGAAAGGCTAACCCCAGTATTACTCTGGCCTCTTTTCTGCACCTTCCTCAATTCCAGATGTAAGGAATGAAAATCAGTTCACAAATTTGCTCTGAAAAATCATGAGTCTATCCAAATTTTCGGGAATCAGAGTCTCTAGAGGACCAAAAACTCCAAAGATCTTATGACCAGAGAATAACCTCAAGAGACGGTCAACTCCAGTTTCACCTAGATCTGCCTTTCCTTCCCGTTCCTTCTCTGACCACGGAGGCCAGATGCCCTGGACGGCCACGCGGTCAGTGCCTGTCCTGAGTGGCTGTACTTGCTGCAGCAAGTTCTCTCCATGAAAGAGAATGGTTCTTGTTTTCAGAGAAAAGCGTGTTTTGCAAACTCTTTGCTCTTGGGAAAGCAGACGGGAAAAGTTGTGAGCAGAGAAGAGTGGGGAACTGGTACAGataaggaggaaagaggagactAGAGTTGAGGCAATGTCTATTTGCCGTTCCCAACACCTCTCCCCACAGTGCCCGCATCTCACCTTCCTTTCTCCTGCCCCTTGGGTTTCTGTCTAGGCATCTCCCAGGTAGTGATGGCTCTCCAGAGGACCCgttccctgcttctgctctggcTGCTGAccctgctggggctggggctggtaCAGCCCTCCTATGGCCAGGATCGCATGTATCAGCGATTCCTGCGGCAGCATGTGGACCCTGAGGAGACAGGTGGCAATGACACCTACTGCAACTTGATGATGCAAAGACGGAAGATGGTGGTGCGTCAGTGCAAGCGCTTCAACACCTTCATCCACGAAGACATCTGGAACATTCGTAGTATCTGCAGTACCGCCAATATCCAGTGTAAGAACGGCAAGATGAACTGCCATGAGGGTGTAGTGAAGGTCACAGACTGCAGGGAGACAGGAAGTTCCAGGGCCCCCAACTGCAGATACCGGGCATCGGCGAGCACTAGGCATGTGGTCATCGCCTGTGAGGGTGACCCCCAGTTGCCTGTGCACTTGGACAGATAGACACCAGCTGGCGGCCCTTATGGCCCGGTGGTTGGCCTTGAACTTACTCCTTGAATAGCAGTAAGTAATGCATTTGAGCTGCCCCAGGCTCTATCTCCTCTATTTCtgactctttttctctttataaccCATTCTGTTAAGCACATTGTATCAAAGAGAAATGGAGACATAAACTTATAATGAGTCTGGGCTTTTCTGTAGTAAactttttggctttcttttataATACTGGTCAGTTTAGCTCTCTCAGATCCTATCCTCTGGAATTTAGTCATTATATGGatttatatagcattttaagCATTTCAAAGTACTTTCATCTAAATCATGTCATTTTAATAGCACAGCAATTGTGCGATGTTGCTGATGTTGTTATATGTAGGAGCCCAAAGTTCAGGGACTTGTGGAAAACCATGAAATTAGTGGAAAAGCTGATACAGAAACCCAGTTGAACTGGCTCCTAATCCAGGCCTTTTTCCACTTCATCACGAGGAGCGTTTTGAAAGTAACTGCTTTTGGTTATTCCCAAAAGTCAGCTGTTGGGAGAAGCATTAGAAATTTGGAAATGCATGCTGGCAAAATGAGAGCTCGGTCTGGATAATCTGGCTCCCTTGTTGTGCTGGGGTCTAATGGCATCAAGAAACGATACAAGAGATTTACTTTCTCTCTTCCCAGACTTTTGAATCACTCTAGTAAGTCAGAATATTAGAAATGTTCTAGATCATTTAAGACTCATTCACTCTTCCTGACGGAAACATCTTTCATGTTTTACTTGTAATAAAGACCTTAAACTGCAGATATCTGAGAAGGTTGTGCTAAGGTTCTTgtgggagtatttttttttcctcctacccTCTTTCAATTCTTCAGTTTATAAGCATGCACACACCTTAATATCCTCATACACTCTGGTCAAAGACTAATGCCCACCAGATCCATGACCACGACACGGAAACCCTTTCTCATTTACTCCAAGGGAATGAACCCTCTCAATGCTCacacccttcccttctccctttgaCTATTTTAAACAAATTGGGGAACAGAGATGTATGCAGACACTAGCTGCTAAGgaaaggaagtgtgtgtgtgtgtgtgtgtgtgtgtaaggactAAACTGAAATCATTTGAGTTACAGCAGAtacagaaagaaat
Encoded proteins:
- the RNASE4 gene encoding ribonuclease 4; amino-acid sequence: MALQRTRSLLLLWLLTLLGLGLVQPSYGQDRMYQRFLRQHVDPEETGGNDTYCNLMMQRRKMVVRQCKRFNTFIHEDIWNIRSICSTANIQCKNGKMNCHEGVVKVTDCRETGSSRAPNCRYRASASTRHVVIACEGDPQLPVHLDR